TATTTTTCTTTAGAAGCGGAACTGTAGAATCCAGAATAACGAATGGATTTAATGTTTTGTGGAATGATGTGTTTAATGTAACGATTTACGAATTCGTGGTTAGAAAAAGAGAAGGTTTTATCTTTTTTATGAATTTGCGTGGAACCATCTATTAAAAAATCAACCTGATTAAGATCGAGAGCATTTCCTTTAATAGTTTTGGAAAGGTAGTCAATGATTGGAAATGGAGACTCGTATTTATTAGAAATGAATGTATTCTCCTTATGTATTTTTTCTAAATTTTCTTTGAA
This window of the Leptospira montravelensis genome carries:
- a CDS encoding transposase, which encodes FKENLEKIHKENTFISNKYESPFPIIDYLSKTIKGNALDLNQVDFLIDGSTQIHKKDKTFSFSNHEFVNRYIKHIIPQNIKSIRYSGFYSSASKEKYLIVNSLYNHDLELEIIPNDNDQNSSNDDSYKIHKACPICNQRMILLQEVDEFKVPDIVYIKFGKDPPTEDLFTKLVA